A single region of the Sphingomonas crocodyli genome encodes:
- a CDS encoding glycosyltransferase family 2 protein, translating to MGPGTDIPRVSVLMAVYNNAAYLPAAIDAILAQSFTDFEFLIVDDGSTDGSGAIIDGYAARDARIRAIHQENRGFIASLNRMLGEARGDLIGRMDGDDRCTPGRIERQIAFLDAHPDYGVVGTQTCYFDNAGREWPMARPYPLDDAAFRVALTTPYTPLMNHASVLMRTDLLRAIGGYRPQFRYCEDLDLWLRLSEVTKLANLPDALTYYRQHAGQVSDRNLAVQTAWAAMAWISHEQRKAGQRDTLGAVDPLPGLDGLGAVEVITGRPGDSQRVRASVIERIEYPTSALAGPGFRVLIDYVRAGGRLPKGWKMVTRLALAGFWRQASRLATALLRD from the coding sequence ATGGGGCCAGGCACCGACATACCGCGCGTCAGCGTCCTGATGGCGGTCTATAACAATGCCGCCTATCTGCCCGCCGCGATCGACGCGATCCTGGCGCAGAGCTTCACCGATTTCGAATTCCTGATCGTTGATGACGGATCGACCGACGGTTCGGGCGCGATCATCGACGGCTATGCCGCGCGCGATGCCCGCATCCGCGCAATCCATCAGGAGAATCGCGGCTTCATCGCCAGCCTGAACCGGATGCTGGGGGAGGCGCGCGGCGACCTGATCGGGCGAATGGACGGCGACGATCGCTGCACACCCGGCCGGATCGAACGGCAGATCGCCTTTCTCGATGCGCATCCGGACTATGGCGTCGTCGGCACGCAGACCTGCTATTTCGACAACGCAGGCCGCGAATGGCCGATGGCGCGGCCCTATCCGCTGGACGATGCGGCGTTCCGGGTGGCGCTGACCACGCCCTATACCCCGCTGATGAACCATGCGAGCGTGCTGATGCGCACGGACTTGCTCCGCGCGATCGGCGGATACCGCCCGCAGTTCCGATATTGCGAGGATCTGGACCTGTGGTTGCGGCTGTCGGAGGTGACGAAGCTGGCCAACCTGCCCGATGCTCTCACCTATTATCGCCAGCATGCCGGCCAGGTGAGCGACCGCAATCTGGCGGTGCAAACCGCATGGGCGGCGATGGCGTGGATCAGCCATGAGCAGCGCAAGGCGGGGCAGCGCGACACGCTGGGCGCGGTCGATCCGCTACCGGGGCTGGACGGCCTTGGCGCGGTCGAGGTGATTACCGGCCGACCGGGCGACAGCCAGCGGGTGCGTGCTTCGGTGATCGAACGGATCGAATATCCGACGAGCGCGCTGGCCGGGCCGGGCTTTCGCGTGCTGATCGACTATGTCCGCGCGGGCGGGCGATTGCCCAAGGGGTGGAAGATGGTCACCCGACTCGCTCTGGCGGGGTTCTGGCGGCAGGCATCGCGGCTGGCGACCGCGCTGCTGCGCGACTAG
- a CDS encoding alpha/beta hydrolase, whose product MIDGPRLAPLSGSAPNALVILIHGYGSNGDDLISLAAMIQPVLPDAAFVAPNAPSMIPRMAAAHQWWPIETFSMAERAAGAAAAAPGLDAFITQELEAAGLASDRLLLVGFSQGTMMALHVGLRRPDPVAGIVGISGMLVAPDRLEADIRSRPPVLLIHGTDDGVVPFRSMDLAATALTANGVAVDTHVSPGVGHSVGQDGLAAAAAFAKRVIG is encoded by the coding sequence TTGATCGACGGACCCCGCCTCGCCCCGCTGTCCGGCTCCGCGCCGAACGCGCTCGTCATTCTGATCCACGGCTACGGGTCGAACGGCGACGACCTCATTTCGCTTGCCGCCATGATCCAGCCGGTGCTTCCGGATGCCGCCTTCGTTGCGCCCAACGCCCCGTCGATGATCCCGCGCATGGCCGCCGCGCACCAGTGGTGGCCGATCGAGACCTTCTCGATGGCCGAACGCGCCGCAGGAGCCGCAGCGGCGGCACCTGGACTGGACGCCTTCATCACGCAGGAACTGGAAGCGGCTGGACTCGCCAGCGACCGCCTGCTCCTCGTCGGCTTCAGCCAGGGGACGATGATGGCGCTGCACGTCGGCCTGCGCCGCCCGGACCCGGTCGCCGGCATCGTCGGGATTTCCGGCATGTTGGTCGCCCCGGACCGGCTGGAGGCCGATATCCGCAGCCGTCCGCCCGTCCTCCTGATCCACGGCACCGACGACGGCGTTGTCCCGTTTCGGTCGATGGATCTCGCCGCCACCGCATTGACCGCGAACGGCGTCGCGGTCGACACGCACGTGTCGCCAGGCGTGGGGCATAGCGTCGGGCAGGACGGTCTGGCGGCGGCGGCGGCGTTCGCGAAGCGCGTGATCGGCTGA
- a CDS encoding queuosine precursor transporter produces the protein MNASHPDTLAAVDAAQLSGRPLRYFDFMMAAFVTILLLSNVLGAGKVAIIDLPGIGPWPFGAGILFFPIGYVLGDVLTEVYGYARARRCIWAGTAAMLFMALMSYVVVALPPAPDWTGQAAYEAVFGQVPRIVIASICAFWAGEFVNSFVMAKMKVWSKGDHLWMRTIGSTIAGQGVDSLIFYPLAFWGAAGWTNALVLKVLATQWILKVSWEVILTPLTYLVVGFLKKREGVDIYDQSTDFTPFATKI, from the coding sequence ATGAACGCCAGTCACCCCGACACGCTCGCCGCCGTCGATGCCGCCCAGTTGTCGGGGCGGCCGCTGCGCTATTTCGATTTCATGATGGCGGCGTTCGTCACCATCCTGTTGCTGTCGAACGTGCTGGGCGCGGGCAAGGTCGCGATCATCGATCTGCCGGGGATCGGGCCGTGGCCGTTCGGGGCGGGCATCCTGTTCTTCCCGATCGGCTATGTCCTCGGCGACGTGCTGACCGAAGTCTACGGCTATGCCCGCGCGCGCCGCTGCATCTGGGCGGGGACGGCGGCGATGCTGTTCATGGCGTTGATGAGCTATGTGGTGGTAGCACTTCCGCCCGCGCCCGACTGGACCGGGCAGGCGGCGTATGAGGCCGTGTTCGGGCAGGTGCCGCGCATCGTGATCGCGTCGATCTGCGCCTTTTGGGCGGGCGAGTTCGTCAACAGCTTCGTCATGGCGAAGATGAAGGTCTGGTCGAAGGGCGATCATCTGTGGATGCGCACGATCGGGTCGACGATCGCGGGGCAGGGCGTCGACAGCCTGATCTTCTATCCGCTCGCCTTCTGGGGCGCTGCGGGCTGGACGAATGCGTTGGTCCTCAAGGTGCTGGCGACCCAGTGGATCCTGAAGGTGTCGTGGGAGGTGATCCTCACCCCGCTCACCTATCTCGTCGTCGGCTTCCTCAAGAAGCGTGAGGGCGTCGACATCTACGATCAGTCGACCGATTTCACGCCCTTCGCGACGAAGATCTAG
- a CDS encoding oligosaccharide flippase family protein, translated as MSRPPLEMPEAPEPLPEPEEVAAASLTGKTILGAVWMVGWRMTTRLVGLFSTLVLARLLAPGDFGLVAMATVLSGAIDAISTMGLVEALVRHPRYEARLLNAAFSLQLLRGIATAAVTMLLAWPASLWFHEPRLFLLMMPLALGSIIAGLENIGIVEFRREMRFDMEFRLLAIPRLLQVVITIILAFTLKSYWTLVIGIVAGKLLRLIMTYVAHPYRPRFSLEGWRELIGFSFWTWLSGLASMVWDRVDPVIIGPAFGAAALGTYLLGMEIATLPITELVAPAGAALYAGVARARGRDGEVVTMSLPIVALLMLGIAPLTIGLSATSGYVVDVLLGSKWTAAQPLMSIFAFTCLFAPFSYVCTTILLASGRMRQNFQVVAMSAAVKVAVLSAATALTKRPELIAIASVCTNFVEASLFVIQVRRLGDIGWSAARGGLLRIILTGIVVAGLLYLSGLAWRAPEAIGVWPALLKGASLGIATLVAAAIIQLAMWHIVGRPVGPEQRVLDLVGTRLKRRFG; from the coding sequence ATGAGCCGTCCCCCGCTCGAAATGCCCGAGGCGCCCGAGCCGCTGCCCGAACCCGAGGAGGTGGCCGCCGCCTCGCTGACCGGCAAGACGATATTGGGCGCGGTGTGGATGGTCGGCTGGCGCATGACGACGCGGCTCGTCGGCCTGTTCAGCACGCTCGTCCTCGCGCGCCTGCTGGCGCCCGGCGATTTCGGCTTGGTCGCGATGGCGACGGTGCTGTCGGGCGCGATCGACGCGATTTCGACGATGGGGCTGGTCGAGGCGCTGGTGCGCCACCCGCGTTACGAGGCGCGGCTGCTCAACGCCGCCTTCTCGCTCCAGTTGCTGCGCGGGATAGCGACGGCGGCGGTCACGATGCTGCTCGCCTGGCCGGCGAGTCTCTGGTTCCACGAACCGCGCCTGTTCCTGCTGATGATGCCGCTCGCGCTCGGGTCGATCATCGCGGGGCTGGAAAATATCGGTATCGTCGAGTTCCGGCGCGAAATGCGCTTCGATATGGAATTTCGCCTGCTCGCCATTCCCCGGCTGCTGCAGGTCGTCATCACGATCATCCTCGCCTTTACGCTCAAATCCTATTGGACGCTGGTGATCGGCATCGTCGCGGGCAAGCTGCTGCGGCTCATCATGACCTATGTCGCGCACCCCTATCGCCCGCGCTTCTCGCTGGAGGGGTGGCGCGAGCTGATCGGCTTCTCGTTCTGGACGTGGCTCAGCGGGCTGGCGTCGATGGTGTGGGATCGGGTCGATCCGGTCATCATCGGCCCGGCCTTCGGCGCGGCGGCGCTCGGCACCTACCTGCTCGGCATGGAGATCGCGACCCTGCCGATCACCGAACTGGTCGCCCCCGCCGGCGCCGCCCTCTACGCCGGCGTGGCGCGGGCGCGCGGCCGGGATGGGGAGGTGGTGACGATGTCGCTGCCGATCGTCGCCTTGCTGATGCTGGGCATCGCGCCGCTCACGATCGGCCTGTCGGCGACGTCGGGCTATGTGGTCGATGTGCTGCTGGGTTCCAAATGGACCGCCGCGCAGCCGCTGATGTCGATCTTCGCCTTCACCTGCCTGTTCGCGCCGTTCAGCTATGTCTGCACCACGATCCTGCTGGCCAGCGGGCGAATGCGCCAGAATTTCCAGGTCGTGGCGATGAGCGCGGCGGTCAAGGTCGCGGTGCTGAGTGCGGCCACCGCGCTGACCAAGCGGCCCGAACTGATCGCCATCGCATCGGTTTGCACCAATTTCGTCGAAGCCAGCCTGTTCGTGATCCAGGTCCGCCGGCTGGGCGACATCGGCTGGTCGGCGGCGCGCGGCGGGCTGCTGCGCATCATCCTGACCGGGATCGTCGTCGCCGGCCTGCTCTACCTCAGCGGCCTTGCGTGGCGCGCGCCCGAGGCGATCGGGGTGTGGCCGGCTCTGCTCAAGGGCGCGTCGCTCGGCATCGCGACGCTCGTGGCCGCCGCGATCATCCAGCTGGCCATGTGGCACATCGTCGGCCGCCCGGTCGGGCCGGAGCAGCGCGTCCTCGATCTGGTCGGCACCCGGCTGAAGCGGCGCTTCGGCTAG
- a CDS encoding Coq4 family protein: MEEAVSVRRDEADEAATVAENNARHQMSDKEAAYMRGRAEPVTSSVLISSSKYLNDPFYRETYAQFALRKPGPDLPATYLIPNMVKALSSQRDDQEYYALVQEERKTKPEFDAWLKRRRLSRYIPDEMRQYGPGTLGAMIRDWIEQSGMEINFMKAGMEPRNDLEYMAKRRVSHHDIEHMVTGFGPSALGEQALAVMNNVCTLAYFSAPLAKYINEATMFVTTTSLYRLHLHTTELMAESYDAWRQGIAAGQSIKKPLLLVDWEDYLDWQVEDIAADLGFERGPGEGWAYSNEVVGAGGY, from the coding sequence ATGGAAGAAGCCGTTTCCGTTCGCCGCGACGAGGCCGATGAGGCCGCGACCGTCGCCGAGAACAATGCCCGCCACCAGATGAGCGACAAGGAGGCCGCCTATATGCGCGGCCGCGCCGAGCCGGTCACGTCGAGCGTGCTGATATCGTCGTCCAAATATCTGAACGACCCCTTCTACCGCGAAACCTATGCGCAGTTCGCGCTCAGGAAGCCGGGGCCGGATCTGCCCGCGACCTATCTGATCCCCAACATGGTCAAGGCTTTGTCGAGCCAGCGCGACGACCAGGAATATTATGCGCTGGTGCAGGAGGAGCGGAAGACCAAGCCCGAGTTCGACGCGTGGCTGAAGCGCCGTAGGCTGAGCCGCTACATCCCCGACGAGATGCGCCAATATGGCCCCGGCACGCTGGGCGCGATGATCCGCGACTGGATCGAGCAGTCGGGCATGGAGATCAACTTCATGAAGGCCGGCATGGAGCCGCGCAACGACCTGGAATATATGGCCAAGCGCCGCGTGTCGCACCACGACATCGAACATATGGTGACGGGCTTCGGGCCCTCCGCACTCGGCGAACAGGCGCTGGCGGTGATGAACAACGTCTGCACGCTGGCTTATTTCAGCGCGCCCCTCGCCAAGTACATCAACGAGGCGACGATGTTCGTGACGACCACGAGCCTCTACCGCCTGCACCTGCACACCACCGAATTGATGGCCGAAAGCTATGATGCGTGGCGGCAGGGGATTGCGGCCGGGCAGTCGATCAAGAAGCCGCTGCTGCTGGTCGACTGGGAGGATTATCTCGACTGGCAGGTCGAGGATATCGCCGCCGATCTCGGCTTCGAGCGCGGCCCCGGCGAAGGCTGGGCCTATTCGAACGAAGTGGTCGGCGCGGGCGGTTACTGA
- a CDS encoding ATP-binding protein has protein sequence MFDMVREMLAGSYAPHGYCLLWQPWLVWTHTISDALIAGAYFSIPLALIAFVRRRRDIAFGGIFWLFALFITACGATHVMNIWNLWHGDYAAEAIVKAVTALASVSTAIILWPLLPRAIALPSPSRLAEANTQLSARIRERDAALEALHAEIEEREKAEAALLQSRKMEAVGQLTGGIAHDFNNLLQVVAGNIELIARKVKADPTLTRMSTNALSAVERGKRLTGQLLAFSRLQRLELKNFDLVPLMREARELLGRTIGPSITIDVDVPMEDAVAIGDRVQLELAILNLAINARDAMPDGGRLSIGIRREYLSGRDDVEEGDYLAIDVSDTGSGMSAETAARVFEPFFTTKPVGKGSGLGLSMVFGMARQSGGTATIRSELGQGTTATIYLRAARGHELPVDQTEAADPRDVEQLGGLRVLIVDDEEEVRDVLGAMLEEFGCAVVQAGDGKEALALMEAEDPEAMVIDFAMPGMNGADVARAVLKARPDMRIVFATGFAQSDAIDAVMGEDAVVLRKPFGPATLAGALAKAVG, from the coding sequence ATGTTCGACATGGTTCGGGAGATGCTGGCCGGCAGCTATGCTCCGCATGGCTATTGCCTGTTGTGGCAGCCGTGGCTGGTGTGGACGCACACCATTTCCGACGCGCTGATCGCCGGCGCCTATTTCTCGATCCCGCTCGCGCTGATCGCCTTCGTCCGCCGGCGGCGCGACATCGCGTTCGGGGGCATATTCTGGCTGTTCGCTTTGTTCATCACCGCGTGCGGCGCGACCCATGTGATGAACATCTGGAATCTGTGGCACGGCGATTATGCCGCCGAAGCGATCGTGAAGGCGGTGACGGCGCTGGCATCGGTTTCGACCGCGATCATCCTGTGGCCGCTCCTGCCCCGCGCGATCGCCCTCCCCTCCCCCTCGCGCCTGGCCGAGGCGAACACCCAGCTGAGCGCGCGGATTCGCGAACGCGACGCCGCGCTCGAAGCGCTCCATGCCGAGATCGAGGAGCGCGAGAAGGCCGAGGCCGCTTTGCTCCAGTCGCGCAAGATGGAGGCGGTGGGCCAGCTGACCGGCGGCATCGCGCATGATTTCAACAATCTGCTGCAGGTCGTCGCCGGCAATATCGAGCTGATCGCGCGCAAGGTGAAGGCCGATCCGACGCTGACGCGCATGTCGACCAATGCGCTCAGCGCGGTCGAGCGCGGCAAGAGGCTGACCGGGCAGTTGCTCGCCTTCTCGCGGTTGCAACGTCTCGAACTCAAGAATTTCGATCTCGTCCCGCTGATGCGCGAGGCGCGCGAACTGCTGGGCCGCACGATCGGGCCGTCGATCACGATCGACGTCGACGTGCCGATGGAGGACGCGGTGGCGATCGGCGATCGCGTCCAGCTGGAACTCGCGATCCTGAACCTGGCGATCAATGCACGCGATGCGATGCCCGACGGCGGGCGGCTGTCGATCGGCATCCGCCGCGAATATCTGTCGGGCCGCGACGATGTCGAGGAAGGCGATTATCTGGCGATCGACGTCAGCGACACCGGATCGGGCATGTCGGCCGAAACCGCGGCGCGCGTGTTCGAACCCTTCTTCACCACCAAGCCGGTGGGCAAGGGATCGGGGCTGGGGCTGAGCATGGTGTTCGGCATGGCACGCCAGAGCGGCGGCACCGCGACGATCCGATCCGAACTGGGCCAGGGCACCACCGCCACCATCTATCTGCGCGCGGCGCGCGGGCACGAGCTTCCGGTCGATCAGACCGAAGCCGCCGATCCACGCGACGTGGAGCAGCTGGGCGGGCTGCGCGTCCTGATCGTCGATGACGAGGAGGAGGTGCGCGACGTGCTGGGCGCGATGCTGGAGGAATTCGGCTGCGCGGTCGTGCAGGCGGGCGACGGCAAGGAGGCGCTGGCGCTGATGGAGGCCGAAGATCCCGAGGCGATGGTGATCGACTTCGCGATGCCCGGCATGAACGGCGCCGACGTCGCCCGCGCGGTCCTGAAGGCGCGGCCCGACATGCGGATCGTCTTCGCGACCGGCTTCGCCCAATCCGACGCGATCGACGCGGTGATGGGCGAGGATGCCGTGGTGCTGCGCAAGCCCTTCGGCCCGGCGACCCTGGCCGGCGCGCTGGCGAAGGCGGTGGGGTAA
- a CDS encoding bile acid:sodium symporter family protein, protein MRLILRALKGIDPFLLMLIATVAAASLLPARGIGVPIFHWIANAAIMLLFFLHGAKLSRAAIVAGAGNWRLHLLVMASSFVLFPILGLGLSLLARPIAAPEILAGLLFLSLLPSTVQSSIAFTAMAGGNVPAAVCSASLSNLTGIVITPLLVALLMNVGGAGHSVSIDAVGDIVVQLLLPFVAGHLLRPWIGAWVDSHKKLLQPVDRSSILLVVYTAFSAAVVQGIWQKVSPLDLVTILGLSAVLLALVMGANVFMARRAGLPREDAIVLLFCGSKKSLVSGVPMAGALFAPAVVGVLILPLMIFHQLQLFVCAVIAGRYRAQLERGGQ, encoded by the coding sequence ATGCGCCTGATCCTGCGAGCCCTGAAGGGCATCGATCCGTTCCTGCTGATGCTGATCGCGACCGTGGCGGCCGCATCGCTGCTGCCCGCGCGCGGCATCGGCGTGCCGATCTTTCACTGGATCGCCAATGCCGCGATCATGTTGCTGTTCTTTCTCCACGGCGCGAAATTGTCGCGCGCGGCGATCGTCGCGGGGGCGGGCAACTGGCGGCTGCACCTGCTGGTGATGGCGTCGTCCTTCGTGCTGTTCCCGATCCTGGGCCTGGGCCTCTCGCTGCTCGCGCGGCCGATCGCGGCGCCGGAGATTTTGGCGGGGCTGCTGTTCCTGTCGCTGCTGCCGTCGACGGTGCAATCGTCGATCGCCTTCACCGCAATGGCCGGGGGCAATGTGCCGGCGGCGGTGTGCAGCGCGTCCTTGTCCAACCTGACCGGCATCGTCATCACGCCGCTGCTCGTCGCGCTGCTGATGAATGTCGGCGGGGCGGGGCACAGCGTGTCGATCGATGCGGTCGGCGATATCGTCGTGCAGCTGCTGCTGCCCTTCGTTGCGGGGCATTTGCTGCGTCCGTGGATCGGCGCGTGGGTCGATAGCCACAAGAAGCTGCTCCAGCCGGTCGATCGATCGTCGATCCTGCTGGTCGTCTATACCGCCTTTTCGGCCGCGGTGGTGCAGGGGATCTGGCAGAAGGTGTCGCCGCTCGATCTCGTCACGATCCTGGGCCTCAGCGCCGTCCTGCTCGCGCTCGTCATGGGCGCGAATGTCTTCATGGCGCGCCGTGCCGGCTTGCCGCGCGAGGATGCGATCGTGTTGCTGTTCTGCGGATCGAAGAAAAGCCTGGTGTCGGGCGTGCCGATGGCGGGCGCCCTGTTCGCGCCCGCCGTGGTCGGCGTTCTGATCCTGCCGCTGATGATCTTCCACCAGCTGCAATTGTTCGTCTGCGCGGTGATCGCCGGGCGATACCGCGCACAGCTGGAACGCGGCGGTCAGTAA
- a CDS encoding LysR family transcriptional regulator yields MARSGLIELEAILAIVHRGSFRAAAVDLGMSSTALSNAVAKLERQIGVRLFNRTTRSVSLTDAGRTFVGQIGPAVESIHDAMNMARSQQETPSGTLRINSFATAAREILGPLVLEFLRRHPKVHIDLVTEGRLVDVVAEGFDLGIRTAELVPIDTIAIPLGPARRFAVVASPDFLRDRETPRMPHDLLAHPCLRIRLPNGALYRWHFEKDGQAVQIEVQGPITLDEASLSRIAVLDGIGIGFFMEADIRDDVASGRLVQILEDWTPPLAPLCLYYPSRRNPSAAFRAFIDLARDVAAARNAEAIPVAARNPRTPRKRAASTAQRKE; encoded by the coding sequence ATGGCGCGATCGGGATTGATAGAGCTGGAGGCGATCCTCGCCATCGTCCATCGCGGATCCTTTCGCGCGGCGGCGGTTGACCTCGGCATGTCCTCCACCGCGCTCAGCAACGCGGTCGCCAAGCTCGAGCGGCAGATCGGTGTGCGCCTGTTCAACCGCACGACACGCAGCGTATCGCTGACCGATGCGGGGCGGACCTTCGTCGGCCAGATCGGGCCTGCGGTGGAAAGCATCCACGACGCAATGAATATGGCGAGGTCGCAGCAGGAGACGCCCTCCGGCACGTTGCGTATCAATTCCTTCGCGACTGCTGCCCGCGAGATACTTGGCCCGCTGGTGCTCGAATTCCTCCGACGACATCCGAAGGTCCACATCGACCTCGTCACGGAGGGGCGGCTGGTCGACGTCGTGGCCGAGGGATTCGACCTCGGCATCCGGACGGCGGAGCTGGTCCCGATCGACACCATCGCCATCCCGCTCGGACCCGCAAGGCGGTTCGCCGTCGTGGCATCCCCGGATTTTTTGAGGGATCGCGAGACGCCGCGCATGCCGCACGACCTGCTGGCGCATCCATGCCTACGCATCCGCCTGCCCAATGGCGCGCTCTACCGATGGCACTTCGAGAAGGACGGGCAGGCCGTCCAGATCGAAGTGCAGGGTCCCATTACGCTCGACGAGGCCAGCCTTTCCCGCATCGCCGTCCTCGATGGCATCGGCATAGGCTTCTTCATGGAGGCGGATATCCGCGACGACGTCGCGTCCGGCCGGCTCGTGCAGATATTGGAGGATTGGACACCGCCGCTCGCACCGCTGTGCCTATACTATCCCAGCCGGCGAAACCCATCGGCAGCCTTCCGTGCGTTCATCGACCTGGCACGGGACGTAGCAGCAGCCCGAAATGCCGAGGCGATACCGGTGGCGGCACGCAATCCACGCACCCCACGAAAGCGGGCCGCCAGCACCGCCCAACGAAAGGAATGA
- a CDS encoding SDR family oxidoreductase, with translation MIPFLSLEGRRALITSGTRGAGAATVSLFRGLGAQVLTTARSKPHDLPDELFVAADLSTAEGCATLVDAVRERLGGVDIIVHMLGGSSSPPGGFAALGDEQWTNELNLNLMPGVRLDRALVPDMVSRGSGVVIHVTSIQHVMPLPEATTAYASAKAALSTYSKSLSKEVSPAGVRVVRVSPGWIETEATVDFVKRIGGEADPEEGKRIIMASLGGIPLGRPSRPDEVADLIAFLASDRASSITGTEFVIDGGTVPTA, from the coding sequence ATGATCCCGTTTCTGTCGCTGGAGGGGCGACGTGCCCTCATCACCTCCGGCACCCGTGGTGCCGGCGCGGCCACGGTGTCCTTGTTCCGTGGACTCGGCGCCCAGGTTCTCACGACCGCGCGCTCGAAGCCCCACGATCTTCCCGACGAACTGTTCGTTGCCGCTGACCTGTCGACGGCGGAAGGTTGCGCGACGCTCGTCGATGCGGTGCGCGAGCGGCTGGGTGGAGTCGACATCATCGTGCACATGCTCGGCGGATCGTCCTCGCCGCCGGGTGGATTTGCCGCCCTTGGCGACGAGCAATGGACGAACGAGCTTAACCTCAACCTGATGCCGGGAGTGCGCCTCGATCGCGCGCTGGTGCCGGACATGGTCTCGCGGGGTTCGGGCGTGGTCATCCATGTCACCTCGATCCAGCACGTCATGCCGCTGCCGGAAGCGACGACCGCCTACGCGTCGGCCAAGGCGGCGCTCTCGACCTACAGCAAGAGCCTGTCGAAGGAGGTGTCGCCTGCGGGGGTTCGCGTCGTCCGGGTGTCGCCCGGCTGGATCGAGACCGAGGCGACCGTCGATTTCGTGAAGCGGATCGGTGGCGAGGCTGATCCCGAGGAAGGGAAGCGGATCATCATGGCGTCGCTCGGCGGCATTCCGCTTGGCCGGCCTTCCAGGCCCGACGAGGTGGCGGACCTGATCGCGTTCCTCGCCTCCGATCGCGCCTCCAGCATAACGGGGACCGAGTTTGTGATCGATGGCGGCACCGTGCCGACCGCCTGA
- a CDS encoding nuclear transport factor 2 family protein codes for MVIDLPAPIAGYFEADGARDASAAADCFTTGAVVHDDGHVHTGRDAIRGWIEDYFARYNSFAEPFAIAEEGGRTVVSTHVAGDFPGSPIDLRYMFTLADGGISDLEVKP; via the coding sequence ATGGTGATCGATTTGCCGGCCCCGATCGCGGGCTATTTCGAAGCGGACGGCGCGCGCGATGCGTCCGCTGCCGCCGACTGCTTCACGACGGGCGCCGTCGTTCACGACGACGGACATGTTCATACGGGTCGCGATGCGATCCGCGGATGGATCGAAGACTATTTTGCGCGATACAATTCCTTCGCCGAGCCGTTCGCCATCGCAGAGGAGGGTGGCCGCACGGTGGTGTCGACGCATGTGGCCGGCGATTTTCCGGGCAGCCCGATCGATCTGCGTTACATGTTCACCCTGGCGGATGGCGGTATCTCCGATCTGGAGGTCAAGCCATGA